The sequence CGAATTACTCGTTCGCCTGCTGACGATGGAAGGCTATGAAGTAGATACTGCCAGCGATGGTGAAGCAGGTCTTGCCAAAGCATTAGAAGAAACACATCAATTAGTACTACTCGATGTAATGCTGCCAAAGCTCAATGGTTTCGATGTATTAAAACAGTTGCGCCAACAAAGCCAGCTGCCGGTCCTAATGCTTACCGCCAAAGGTGATGAGATCGATCGGGTGATTGGCCTTGAGTTTGGCGCCGATGATTATTTGCCAAAACCTTTTAACGATCGCGAATTACTAGCGCGTGTGAAAGCCATTTTACGTCGCAGTCAGCTAATGCCACAACGCACACAACAAGTGCAACGCGGTGATATTACGCTGCATCACGGACGCCAAGAAGCAATATGCGGCGATGAAAAACTCGACCTAACAGGCACCGAATTCTTATTGCTAGCAGAACTGCTCGAATCGCCGGGGGAATTGCTAGATAAAAACAGCCTTAACCAAAAGGTACTCGGCAAGCGCCTACAAGCCTTCGATCGTAGTTTAGACATGCATATGTCAAACCTGCGTAAGAAATTACCAGAGCGCAACGACGGCCTACCGCGCATCAAAACGGTACGTGGTCATGGCTATATTTGGCTTGATAATTAAGTCAAACAATAAGGTCTTAGAGAATGCCCAAGCAGTTATTTTTAAAAATATTTTTTGGTTTTTGGTTCGTTACCGTCGCCCAGATGGCGGCGATTATGATCTTGCCAAACATGCTTGATCCTGCCAGCAAGGTTGATCCAAAAATAGAAGCATTCCACAAAAAGCTGGCCCACTCGTTAGCCAAGTCATCTAACCTCGAAAAATCTGTACGTAAATTACAGCACAAACTGCGTCCACCTCATTTCATCAAAAAACGTATTAGCGACAAACGTGGACGCCTCGATAATATATTTGTGGTGGATGAAAACAAAATAGGATTAAAAGGTAATCGCCTACCTAAGGACATTTACCTCGCGCTAATTCAATTGGAAGAAGAACCAGAGCGCCGCTATTTCCTCTTTAAGCGTTGGGGCGTATATGGTCCTTATGCCTTTACTAACGATGGTAAAGATTACAAATTATTTGTTCGCGATTTCGAACACAAGCATCGCTCCGTTGTACTCAACTTTCTCAAAAAACATCCTGGTATTATTATCGCAATCGCCATGCTAATCAGCGCCATTATTTGTGGCTTATTGTCTTGGCATCTATCGCGCCCTATTCGCTCTCTCGATCGCAGCGCCAAGCAACTGGCCGCGGGTGATTTAACTGCTCGTGCCGACAAACTCGCCTTGCGTTATCACGACGAGATTGGTCAACTCGCCAAGTCTTTCAACGAAATGGCAGACTCGGTGCAGTCGATGGTTAATGGCCAACAACGCCTGCTCGGCGATATTTCTCATGAAATAAGAACGCCACTCACTCGCCTCCAACTTGCCTGTGCCATTCACCGCCGTCAATTTGGCGAAAATGATGAGCTAATGCGAATCGAACATGAAACCGAAGTTATCGATAAAATGCTTAATCAGTTACTGGCATTATCACGCTCAACACTAAGTGATGATCATCCATTTGAGCAGGTAGACTTCGCGTTTTTTATGGAAGAAATCATAGATAACGCGCGCTTTGAAGCCCATCAAGCAAACAAGCAGCTCGACAGTACTATCGCGCCAGATATAACTGTTGAATTGCAGTGGGATTCGCTAGCCAGCGCCATCGAAAATATTATTCGCAACGCCATTAAGTATGCCGACAGTAAAGTGTGTTTCAACGCCTATCGCGCTGATGAACAGCTAACTATCACCATTAGCGACGATGGTAGCGGTGTAGAAGAGAGCCACCTTGAAAACCTATTCACTCCCTTCTATCGCGTATCAACTGCTCGCGATAGAAAAACTGGCGGCACCGGCCTCGGCCTAGCTATCGCTCACGAAGCCGTTAAACGCCACAGCGGAAAAATCAGTGCCAGCAACAATGAAAAAGGCGGATTATCTGTCACTATTGTTCTGCCACTGACACCAAAAATAGATAACGCACGCAACGATTAACAGACCCACAGCCGTTTATTAGTCACCACTATTTAGCCGCTAGTCTCCTGCCACTAATGTCGCAAGCGCATGACGCTAGCAATTAGAAAATAGGCTAGGTACAATGCGTGCAAAGACTCTCATTCGAGCCCAACATGTTACACGTAGCTTTATACGAACCTGAAATCCCGCCTAACACAGGCAACATTATCCGCCTGTGTGCTAATACCGGTTATCACCTGCACCTCATTGAGCCATTAGGCTTTGATATTGATGATAAAAAGCTTAGACGTGCCGGTTTAGACTACAGCGAAATGACTCACGTATCGCGTCATAAAAGCTATCAAGCAATGCTTGAAGCAGTTGCACCAAAGCGCGTGTTTGCTTGTACTACCAAGGCGACTTGCAGCCACAGCGAAGCAGGTTTTGAAGACGGTGACATGTTATTATTTGGCCCCGAAACCCGCGGACTTCCGATGGAGATTATTGAATCTCTTCCGCCAGCACAACGCATTCGTATACCCATGCTGCCAGAAAGCCGCAGCATGAATTTATCTAACGCAGTAGCAGTTATCGTTTACGAATCGTGGCGACAAGTTGGCTACATCGGAGCTAGGGACTATGAGACCTAATCAAATACGCCGCAGAAAACGCATTCATATTCGTCATCAATCACAACGTCGAATGGCGTTTTACGCCGAAGAAAACGCGCAAAAGCCTAAGCCTTTTCGCTGTTATACCGATCGCCAAAACAAAGTTATTGGTGAATAAAAAAATGGTCTGCATTAGCAGACCATTTTTGTTTCTTAATATAATGAAGTCATTAAGATTCAATCTTCTTCGAGCGCCCTAATAAGGCCTTGGCGGCGACTGCAGCGTCTTTACCTTCGTAAAGCACTTGATAGATTTGCTCGGTAATTGGCATTTCAACGCCTAAACGCTGTGCTAGCAAGTAAACTTCTTTGGTATTGCGATAGCCTTCTACCACCTGACCAATTTCCTCGATCGCTTGCTCGATACCAACGCCTTTACCCAGCGCTAAGCCGAAACGACGATTTCGCGATTGGTTATCGGTACATGTCAGCACCAAATCACCTAAACCAGCCATTCCCATAAAGGTGGCCTGTTCAGCGCCAACAGCTTGACCAACACGGCAAAGCTCGGCTAAGCCACGAGTCACTAGTGCAATGCGCGCATTAGCACCAAAACCTAAGCCGTCTGACATTCCCGCACCAATAGCGATAACGTTTTTCACCGCACCGCCAAGTTGAATACCTGTAAAATCAGTATTTTGGTAAACGCGGAAGTTTTTCTCGTTGTGAAGCAGTTGCGCTAAATGCTCAGCAAAATCACTTTCACACGACGCAAGTGAAATTGCTGTCGGTAAGCCCGCCGCCATCTCTTTAGCAAAGGTTGGCCCTGACAAAACCGCTAACGGAATGTCATCACCTAAGATCTCACGCGCCACATCTTGCAATAAGCGGCCAGTATCAGCTTCTAACCCCTTGGTTGCCCACGCTAAGCGGTGCTCAGGCGTTAACAAAGGTTTTAGCTGTTTAAGCATATCGACAAAAGCAAAACTCGGCACCACCACCAAAATCGTTTTGGTTGCGGCAACCACAGCGGCTAAATCGTCGCTCATGGTTAGACTTGGCGGGAAAGCTGCACCAGGGAGGTACTTTTCGTTGCTACCATCTTTAGCAAGCTGCGCCACATGCTGCGGGTTATGCGCCCACATCAGAGTTTTGTTGCCATTGCGGGCTAAACAAATAGCAAGGGCAGAGCCATAAGACCCTGCCCCTAAAACCGCAATATCCGCCGGAGGCGTTTGATGCGATGTAGTCATAATTAGTGAGCTACGTTGTCGCCTTGTGCTTCATCAGCATCTTGACGAGAGTTTACGTATTGCGCGAATAACGCGTCAAAGTTAACTGGCGCTAGGTTTAATTGTGGGAATGTACCCGCAGTTACCAAGCTAGCAATCATTTGACGAGCGTATGGGAATAAGATGTTCGGACAGTATGAACCAATAGAGTGTGCTAGTTGGTTGCCTTCGATACCCATGATAGTGAAGATACCCGCTTGTTGAACTTCAGCTAAGAACGCAGTTTCTTCACCAATAGTTGCTGTCACAGTTAGTGATAATACAACTTCGTATAGACCTTCTTCTAGCTTGTTGCTACGCGTATCTAGATCTAACTTAACATCTGGCTCCCATTCTTTTTGGAAGATTACTGGTGAGTTAGGCGTTTCGAAAGAAACGTCTTTAGTGTAGATGCGTTGAATGTGAAATTCTGGGTTTGCTTGTTCTTCAGCCATGATAATTCCTTGGTTTAATTCTTATTGGTTAGCGCTATTACGCTAATAATTTGTCTAAGTCGCCTGATGCATGCAGTGCGAATAAATCGTCACAGCCGCCAACAGCTTGATCATTAATGAAAATTTGCGGTACAGATGTGCGTCCAGTGCGCTCAATCATTTCGTCGCGTTTTTCCGGTTGCTCTTCGATATCGATTGTATCGTAAGCCACTTCTTTGCTGTCTAACAACGCTTTTGCGCGCTTACAGAAAGAACACCACGAACGAGAATAAATAGTTACATTGGCCATGTCGCCACCTCTACTTTTTAGTTAATGGCAAATTCGCATTACGCCATTCTGTGATACCACCTTGCAAATTATATAGGTCGTTAAACCCTAGTTTTTGCAACATTTGGCACGCTTGGTTTGAAGTCATGCCTGAATTACATACAACAATAATGGGGGTGTCTTTGTATTTTTCAATGCTTGCTAGGTCATTATTTTTAAACTTAGATAATGGAACAAGTTTAGAGCCTAGGATATGTCCTTTTTTGTATTCGCCTTCACCGCGCACGTCTAGTACAACGGCGTCTTCGCGATTCATCATCATGGTCGCTTGTTGGTGATTTACCTTCTTAATACCATTGATACTAGCTCGAATGCTGGTTACAACAACCGCAATAAACAAAATAACCCAAGCCGCTGTTAACCAGATATTTGCTTGGAAAAATTCAACATATTCTTGCATTTTATGTCCTAAAAAATTGTAAAACTCGTAACGATTTGGCGCTTAGTATACAGACCAAATAGTCAGTTACCAATGTCTTATTCTTATCATGCCTCCACCTACAGCTGAAGCGGTAAAACAAGGCGTCAACAAACACATCATTGCTGAAATAATTTATTCTAACTTTCAATGACAATTGTGTTTTTTATCGGCCGCGCTCGGTGTAATATGTGTCACACATTTTGTCATCAAAAATCTAGTCACTCAGTTAGGAAGTTAAATTAATGTCTGCGGCCAAAAAACCATTAGTGCTCGTTATCCTTGATGGATGGGGTTATCGCGAAGATCAAACCAACAACGCCATCGCCCTAGCTAACACGCCAGTGTTAGACAAACTATGGCAAGATTACCCAAGCACGTTGATTTCAGGTTCAGGCATGGATGTTGGCTTACCAGATGGTCAAATGGGTAACTCTGAAGTTGGCCACGTTAATATCGGCTCTGGCCGCGTGGTTTACCAAAACTACACCCGCATCGACAAATCTATTCTCGACGGTGACTTTAACACCAACCCAGCTTTTGTTGATTACATCGACGCTAGCGTTAACGCAGGCAAAGCAGTGCACATCATGGGCTTATTATCGCCAGGCGGTGTGCACAGTCACGAAGACCACATGCTAGCGTTAATTAAACTAGCCAGCGAGCGCGGCGCTAAAGACATTTACTTCCACGCCTTCCTCGATGGTCGTGACACGCCACCACGCAGTGCACTCGCTTCAATCGAAAAAGTACAGGCGCTATTTAACGAGTTAGGCACTGGCCAAATCGCATCACTCGTTGGCCGTTACTACGCCATGGATCGCGATCAACGTTGGGACCGCGTAGAAGTTGCTTACGACTTATTAACGCAAGGCAAGGGCCAGCATCAATACGATTGCCCAGTTAAAGCATTAGAAGCAGCTTATGAGCGCGACGAAACAGACGAGTTTGTTGGCGCCAGCGCTATTACCAACAACGGCAACGCCGTCACTATCGAAGATGGCGACGCCCTATTCTTTATGAACTTTAGAGCAGATCGCGCCCGTGAAATCAGCCGCGCGTTTATAGACACTGACTTCACTGGTTTTGAACGCAATAAATGCGTCGAGCTTTGCGGTTTTGTGCAACTAACACAATACGCCGATGACATCATCAGCCCAATCGCCTACGCGCCAGAGAAATTAGATAACGTGTTGGGTGAGTGGCTACAAAACCACGACAAGACGCAACTTCGTATTTCTGAAACTGAAAAATACGCTCACGTGACCTTTTTCTTTAACGGTGGTGTAGAAACTGAATTTAACGGCGAAGATCGCATCTTGATCCCATCTCCTGATGTTGCAACCTACGATTTACAGCCAGAAATGAATTCAACGCTGTTAACTGACAAGCTAGTCGGCGCTATCGAAAGCGGTAAATACGACGTGATTGTGTGTAACTACCCTAACGGCGATATGGTTGGTCACACAGGTGTTATGGACGCAGCAGTTAAAGCCTGTGAAGCCGTTGATAGCTGTATTGGCCGTGTGGTAGAGGCGTTAGAAAAAGTCGGTGGCGAATGTTTAATTACCGCCGATCACGGCAACGCCGAGCAAATGGTTAATGAAACAACTCAGCAAGCACACACAGCACACACCAGCGAGCCAGTACCTTTCATTTATGTTGGTCGCCCTGCAACACCAGCAGGCGTTGGTAAACTAAGCGACATTGCCCCAACAATGCTGCGCTTGATGGACATGGAGATCCCAGAGCAAATGACGGGCACTCCATTAATGACGCTCAACTAAGTTGTTACGCTTCTTCGGCATAGCACTTATGACCACGCTGCTCTTTAGCAGCGTGAGCTTTGCCGATGACAATAAAGACCAACTCAAAGCCATTAAAGGCAAAATCGATGAGCAAAAATCACTGCTCGCCAAACAGAAAAAGCAACAACAACGCCTGCAAAATTTGTTACGCGATACCGATAAAAAAATCGCAACAGCAGCTAACGATCTCTACAAAACACAGCAACAACAAAAAACAGCCCAGCGCGAACAAGCCGCGTTAGTCACTAAAAAACAAACCCTCAAGAAAACACAATCCCATCAACAAGATGTCTTAGCTAAGCAGCTAAAAAGCGCCTATATGACGGGTAATCACGATCTCATGCAATTACTGCTTAATCAGGAGCAAAGCGGTAAGACAGAGCGATTACTTGGCTATTATCAATATCTCAATAAAGCGCGTGTAGAGGCAATCGACGAATTAAAACAAACAGTCAACGCACTGCAAGATGTCGAAGCACAACTCGTCAACACACTTGCCGTATTAGACAAACTACTTAAACAACAGCAACAAGCACAAGCCGCGTTAAAGAAAGAAAAACAAACGCGAAGCAATGCGTTAGCCCAGCTACAAAAATCTTATCGCGCCAACAGCGCCCAGTTAGAGCAATATCAGCTGTCCGAATTAGATATCAAACAGCTCATTAAAACGCAACGAGAAGCGGCACAGGCTCGACCGACGGAGAAACCTCTCAAGGGCTTAGCTAAAGTTCGCGGTCGCTTAACCAAGCCGACGAAAGGTAGAACAACCCACAACTTCGGCCAAAAGCGCAGCGGCCAGTTGCGTTGGAAAGGTGTCACCTTAGTTGGTAAAGAGGGCCAACCAGTCAATTCGGTTTACCACGGCAAAGTAGTATTTTCTGATTGGCTAAAAGGCTTTGGCTTGGTGTTAGTGGTCGATCACGGCAACGGTTATATGAGTTTGTATGGCCATAACCAAGCGCTACTCAAGAAAGCTGGCGATTACGTGGGTCAAAATGAACAAATCGCCTTGTTGGGGCAAAGTGGTGGTCAAGCATCACCGGGACTGTATTTTGAAATTCGCCACAAAGGCAAGGCGATTAACCCAACGCGATGGTTTAAAAAATAAACCAATGAGTCACTTTTAGAACAGTTGACGCCTTGGTTGTTGTATTTCGTTAACATCAATGCATAAATTAGTCATTAAGCATTATTGGCTTCGTCTAGAAATTCTGCTCAAATGACGCCAATACATGATGTAGTAAACAAGTCACCGGAGAGTGAATAACCAATGAAGGTACGTTTTTTATTTGTTAGCTTAATTGCGCTAATAGGCAGTAGCTTTAGTCACGCCACTGTGACGGCTAAGCCAAAAAATACGCCGCGTATCGCGATTGTTATCGACGACATTGGTTACCGCAAAACTGATTTTTCAGCCCTCGACCTCCCTGGACAATTTACCTATTCTGTTGTTCCTTTTGCTCCTTTTACTCAAACCATTGCCAACGCTGTGCATGATAGTAATCGTGAAGTTATGGCACATATTCCGATGGAAGCGGTGCACAATAATCACTTGCTGGGCAAAGGTGCATTAAAACTGGCAATGACCGAGCAACAAACACGACAGCAGGTACAAGATATTATCGCCGACATTCCTCATGTCAGCGGTATCAATAATCATATGGGAAGTCAGTTTACGACCAAGCCCAAAAATCTCGCGTGGTTAATGGATGAAATTTCGCATCAACAGCTTTACTTCATAGACAGTAAAACCACAGCCTATTCAATGGCAGAAAAAGTCGCTGTAGAACACGGACTGCGCACAGGTCACCGTCATATATTCCTCGATAACCAACTAGACACGCCTTATTTAAACCAGCAGTTTAATCAGCTAATTAAAATTGCCAAAAAGCATCACTACGCCATTGCGATTGCTCACCCGCATCCGCAAAGTATCCGTTTTTTAAAAGAAATTAGTGCTAAATTATCCGAGCTAGGTGTGGAATTGGTACCAGTATCAGCACTGTTACCAGAAATGACGCGCATCGCCCGCGCACGCCATCTAGACAATAAGACTGGCGCCAACAAACGCTATATTGGAGTATCGGCAACACTGCCTAAGTGATTGTCGGCTGTGCGTTCTTCTTCGCTTGTACACAAGCAATCTTGTCTCTGTGTTGCGTTACTATCTTCAAAACCGAATTCAGCATCAGATAGTAATTCTGAAGACACTTCCTCAGTATCCAGCTGAACACAGTCACCGTGAATCGGACAATCCTTTGCCACGACATTTACTAAATCAACTTGGTGCTTAATCATTTCCGTTCCATTCCAATTACAACAAACACACTATCAATAAAAGGCTCGCTCCAATCCAGAAATATGTCACTTTTGTGACAAATTCTGAACATAAAAAAAGCAGCTAATAAGCTGCTTTTTTCAAATCTTTTACTCCATGGCTGCCTTAAGCTTCTTCATGGCGTTTTTCTCAAGCTGTCGAACGCGCTCCGCCGACACCTCATAATACTTAGCAAGATCTTGCAACGTTGCTTTCTCATCATTGAGCCAGCGCGACTGAACGATGTGCTGACTGCGCTCATCTAATGTAGCTAGCGCATTGCGCAATTTATCATTAGCGTGATCTTCCCAGTTTTTCTCTTCAACGTAAGTTGCAACGTTTGAAGATTTATCTTCTAGGTATTGTGTCGGTGCAAAGTTAGTGCTGCCAGAATCATCATCGTCATTGGCTAAGTCAAACGAATTATCGGTCAACGCCATGCGGTTTTCCATTTCAAGCACATCACGTGTTGAAACACCTAACTCTTTCGCTACAACATCTACTTCGTCCTGATTAAACCAACCAAGACGAGTCTTATTTTTACGAAGATTAAAGAATAATTTGCGTTGTGCTTTAGTGGTAGCGACCTTAACGATGCGCCAGTTCTTTAATACGTACTCGTGTATCTCAGCTTTGATCCAATGCACAGCAAAAGAAACTAGACGAACACCCACATCAGGATTGAAGCGTTTAACCGCCTTCATCAATCCCACGTTGCCTTCTTGAATTAAGTCAGCGTGTGGTAATCCGTAACCAGCATAACTTTTAGCAACATGAACAACAAAACGGAGATGAGACATAATCAGCTTTTGTGCCGCCTTCAAATCGCCGTCGTGATATAAACGAGAGGCCAATTCATGTTCTTCCTCGGCATTAAGCATAGGGATCTGCGCAGCGCGAGAAACATAAGTTTCGATGCTACCAGAGGCTATTGGCATTAATGCTGTTGATTGAATTGCAGTACTCATTTACTACTCCTAATTTAAAACTCGACCCGAGTCTAGCACGCTATTTTAAGGATCGCTAGAGGATCCAAGCCGAGAATGTTACTAAGTTTTTCCGTCTTATTAGTCCGTCTAAAACTCACTTAGTTCACAATTGATTTTCTGGTTCAATTTCATAGACATGGCGCATTACAGAACCATAAGCTCCCAGCCATCCCAAGCCAGAACTCAGTGCGATCAAGATCAAAAATTCACTAAAACTCAATCCACTAAGGGTTAATTCCGAGCCTAATTGATTTGCTAATCCCACCAATGCACCTTCAACCCACCATAGGATCAACGACACACAAACCCAAGCAATCAACCCACCAATCAACCCATACCAAATGCCAGTGTAAAGAAATGGGCGGCGGATAAAGTCATTAGTCGCGCCCACCAGTTTTAACACTTCGATTTCTTCGCGGCGATTCAAGATGGATAAACGAATGGTATTGGCAATTACCAATGCCACCGCAAGCAACAGTAAAACGCCCAATGCTAATGCCGCATCATCTAGCAGGTTTACAATAGCAGTAAGTTTCTCAAGCCAAGTGACATCAAGCTTACCAAAGGCGATTTCAGGCTGTTGCTGCAGTTTTTCTAGTAGCTCACGAGCACCTTCAGGACTAGAGTATTGCTTAGTTGGCACTACTAAGATCACCGAAGGCAATGGATTTTTATCGAGATAAGATAGCGCATCACCAAAACCAGATAAGGTCTTAAATTCTTCTAGCGCGTCTTCCGCGCCAATGTAAGTTACCTTACTCACTTGCTCATACAAACCAATACGACGCAGTACGTTCTTAGTTTGATTTTCGTTAATACCTTCTTTCATAAACAAGGTGATTTCGGCAGCGCTATCCCAACTGCCACGTAGCTGCTGACCGTTTTTCATCAGTAGATGCAGCGCAGTCGGTAACGCCAAGCTCACACCTAGCACAGCCATCGTTAACAAAGACGAAATTGGCATTCGCCACAGCTCTCCTATGCTCGCTAAAGCCTGCTGTAAATGACGAATGAAATACATCACCAAACGGTGACCGGGATTGCTTTTGGTTGCGCCCGGCGATTTACGCTGACTAAATAACAGGCTCAAATTCACTCTCCCTTAAATCTGATGATGACAATCCATCTTGAATCATTTGTCCTTGACGCAGGGTAAAGGTGTGATACTTCATGCGTGCTATAAGTCCCAAATCATGAGTCGCAATCATTACGGCTACGCCAACGGAATTGAGATCTTCAAACACCTTGAGGATTTCTACCGACAAATGGGGATCTAGGTTACCCGTCGGCTCATCTGCCAATAACAACGGCGGCTTATTAACGATAGCGCGAGCAATACCTACACGTTGTAATTCACCACCAGAGAGTGAACTTGGCATGTTGTTTACTTTAGATAGCAAGCCAACCTTATCTAAGGCAGCAGCAACGCGGCGTTTAATATCAGATAGGTGATAACCTTCGATAATGAGTGGCAGAGCAACGTTATTAAAAACACTGCGATCCATTAACAAGCGGTGATTTTGGAAGATCATGCCGATATCGCGACGCGCGTATGGCACTTGCTTTTTGGTGATTTTATTGAGGTTGTGACCATTGATGAACACCTGACCCGACGTCGGGCGTTCCATCATAGCAATCAGCTTTAGCAGAGTACTTTTACCAGCACCTGAATGACCAGTTAAGAACGCCATTTCTCCCGGTTGAAGATGAAAATTAACCCGATTCAAGGCTTGTTGCCCGCCGGGATAGACCTTGGTTACATCTTCAAACCGAATCATTTAGCGCTCTCTTTTTTTATTATTAGAATTTATTGTTCTTCGCCAGTAAACAGGGCTTCGACAAACTCAGGACCATTAAATTCACGTAAATCGTCAATGCCTTCACCAACACCGATGTAGCGAATTGGAATCTTGTATTTATCAGCTAAGGCAAATACCACACCACCCTTGGCTGTGCCATCTAGCTTAGTAATGGTTAAGCCTGTCACGCCCACAGCTTCATTAAATAGCTGTACTTGGCTCATGGCGTTTTGTCCTGTTCCCGCATCAAGCGTTAACATCACTTCATGAGGAGCTGTTTCATCAAGCTTGCGCATTACGCGAACGACTTTCTTAAGCTCTTCCATTAAGTTTGATTTATTTTGTAAGCGGCCAGCCGTATCAGCGATTAACACATCAACGTTACGGGCTTTAGCAGCTTGTACGGCATCGAAGATAACTGATGCACTGTCAGCACCTGTGTGCTGCGCAATTACTTGAATATCGTTGCGCTCGCCCCACACTTGAAGCTGTTCAACCGCTGCAGCGCGGAAGGTATCACCAGCAGCTAATGCCACTTTCTTACCTTGTTGCTGGAATTTTTTCGCCAGCTTACCAATGGTTGTTGTTTTACCAACACCATTTACACCAACCATTAGAATGACGTATGGCCCATCACTTTTTTCGATGTCTAACGGCTGAGATACTGGCTTGATCACTTCCACCATCTCTTCTTGCAATAACTTATAGAGCGCTTCACCGTCTTTAAGATCTTTACGCGATGCACCTTGAGTTAAAGAATCGATAATCTTTAACGTGGTATCGACTCCAACGTCGGCAATTAATAGCTGCTCTTCTAATTCTTCGAATAAATCATCATCGATTTTCTTACCTTTGAATAAACCAAAGATACCACTACCGAAGTTTTGCTTAGTACGTTTAAGGCCTTCTTTTAAGCGGGCAAAGAAACCTGATTTCTTTTTCGGCTCTTCTTCCTCAGCCGCTTGCTCTGCTTCAGCTTGCGCCGCAGCTTCTTCAGCCGCCTGCTCTTTCGCTGCTTGCGCCGCAGCTTCTTCAGCCGCTTTCTCGGCAGCTGCTTGCGCCGCAGCATCTTCAGCCGCCTTCTCTGCTGCAGCTTGCGCCGCCGCTTCTTTAGCCGCTTTCTCGGCTGCCGCTTGTGCCGCAGCTTCTTCAGCCGCTTTCTCTGCTGCAGCTTGCGCCGCCGCTTCTTCAGCCGCTTCTTCAGCTGCTTTCTCTGCTGCCGCTTGTGCCGCAGCCTCTTCAGCCGCCTTCTCTGCTGCCGCTTGTGCCGCAGCCTCTTCAGCCGCCTTCTCTGCTGCCGCTTGTGCTGCAGCTTCTTCAGCCGCCTGCTCTTTCGCTGCTTGGGCTGCAGCTTCTTCAGCCGCTTTCTCTGCTGCCGCTTGTGCCGCAGCCTCTTCTGCTGCCTTTGCTTCTGCAGCTTGTTGCTCAGCTAAATTTTGCTGCTCTGCCTCTTGCTCTTTTTTACGGCCAAAACCCAACCAACCGAACATGCCTTTTTTTGCCATTATTTTGAAAACCTTATCAACATCTAATGCGATTTGAGCGTACAATAGCGCCCAAGCTGTACCCGTATTTATGGATTGGAAATTACTAAAAAGCCAAAGCGGGTATAAACCCAAGCTGTAAAACCTATAGCTTGAGTAAGAATTGGCACAGATGATAGCAAATACAAATAGATTGAGGTAGAGATGGCAGCAGGAAAAGGTGGTTCAGGTCAAGTTAGGATTATCGGTGGCCAATGGCGTAGTCGAAAACTGCCTGT comes from Psychrobium sp. MM17-31 and encodes:
- the ftsE gene encoding cell division ATP-binding protein FtsE, yielding MIRFEDVTKVYPGGQQALNRVNFHLQPGEMAFLTGHSGAGKSTLLKLIAMMERPTSGQVFINGHNLNKITKKQVPYARRDIGMIFQNHRLLMDRSVFNNVALPLIIEGYHLSDIKRRVAAALDKVGLLSKVNNMPSSLSGGELQRVGIARAIVNKPPLLLADEPTGNLDPHLSVEILKVFEDLNSVGVAVMIATHDLGLIARMKYHTFTLRQGQMIQDGLSSSDLRESEFEPVI
- the ftsY gene encoding signal recognition particle-docking protein FtsY codes for the protein MAKKGMFGWLGFGRKKEQEAEQQNLAEQQAAEAKAAEEAAAQAAAEKAAEEAAAQAAKEQAAEEAAAQAAAEKAAEEAAAQAAAEKAAEEAAAQAAAEKAAEEAAEEAAAQAAAEKAAEEAAAQAAAEKAAKEAAAQAAAEKAAEDAAAQAAAEKAAEEAAAQAAKEQAAEEAAAQAEAEQAAEEEEPKKKSGFFARLKEGLKRTKQNFGSGIFGLFKGKKIDDDLFEELEEQLLIADVGVDTTLKIIDSLTQGASRKDLKDGEALYKLLQEEMVEVIKPVSQPLDIEKSDGPYVILMVGVNGVGKTTTIGKLAKKFQQQGKKVALAAGDTFRAAAVEQLQVWGERNDIQVIAQHTGADSASVIFDAVQAAKARNVDVLIADTAGRLQNKSNLMEELKKVVRVMRKLDETAPHEVMLTLDAGTGQNAMSQVQLFNEAVGVTGLTITKLDGTAKGGVVFALADKYKIPIRYIGVGEGIDDLREFNGPEFVEALFTGEEQ